AGGACTTAAATGATGCGGATAAGCCTGTAGCTGAATCCCGGGATTGAGCCTGCTGAGCTTGTCGGCAGCAGTTTGCGCTTTGTTTTTTCCGATGTCATTCATCTGATAAAGCACTTGTCTGTGCAGGTTACTTTCTTCTACCACATCCCCGTCAATGATGCCTATTTTTCCCAGTCCGGCTCCCGCCAGGTAGAGTAGGAGCGGGCAACCTAAGCCTCCTGCACCAATTACGAGTACCGAAGTCTGATGTAGCTTTTCCTGCCCCTCAAAGCCTATTTCTTCCAGTAACAGCTGTCGGTCGTATCTTTTAAGTTCCTGATTATTCATTTTTTCACTTCGTTAAGCTCATGTCCCAGTCTTTCCAGACTGCTTCATATCCTTGTTTATGAATCATTTCTGCAATCTCAGCTGCCGTTCTTTCGTCCGAGATTTCAAACTGTTCCAGGGATTGAGGCTCTACAGCATAACCTCCCGGATTGGTTTTTGAGCCTGCACTGATGGAGGTAATCCCGAGTTTGATGACGTTGTCCCGGAAAGCGACAGACTCCCTTGTAGAGATCGACAATTCTATTTCCTCATTAAACAGACGGTAGGCGCAGATGAGTTGCACCAGCTCTCTGTCGTTCATAGCCACCTTAGGTTCCAGGCCACCACTAAAGGGACGAAGTCTGGGGAAGGAGATGCTGTATTTGCTCTGCCAGTATTTTTTTTCCAGGTAATTCAGGTGCAGGGCCGTAAAAAAGGAATCTGTCCTCCAGTCTTCCAGACCAATTAATACCCCAAGTCCCATTTTGTGGATACCGGCCTGTCCAAGGCGGTCGGGCGTATCCAGGCGGTATTGAAAATTGGATTTTTTTCCCTTTGGGTGATGTTTTTTGTAATCCTCTTCATGGTAAGTCTCCTGATAAACAAGTACCGTATTTAGCCCGTATGGGGTTAATTCCTGATAATCTGAAAGGTCTAGTGGCTGGACTTCCATGGAAATATGGGCAAAATGTGGCCGGATCAGCTCCAATACTTTTTTGAAATAATCGGTATGCACACTTTGATTGGCCTCTCCTGTGACCAGCAATACATGGTCATAGCCCATTTCTTTAATGACGGCGACCTCTTCCATAATCTCCATCGGCGACAATGTCTTGCGCCTCACTTTGTTATCGTAGCTAAATCCGCAATACGTACAGATGTTATTGCATTCATTAGACAGGTACAGCGGAACGTACATCTGTATCGTATTTCCAAAGCGCTTTAAAGTCAGCTGCTGGCTCAGCTGGGCCATTCTTTCCAGATAAGGTGCAGCTGCGGGAGAGATCAGCGCTTTAAAGTCCTCCAAAGTCCTTTTTGAAGCATTTAATGCCTGTTCTACATCTGCGCTGGTTTTTGCATAAATGCTCCTGCTGGTTTCCTCCCAGCTATGGCACTCAAAAATATCGTTAAAACTCATCGTCAAGGAATGCCGTTAAAGGGCTGCTGGCTACAGCCTGTGAATACACCTGACCTAATCTTGCCTCGTAGGCCATTCTGCCCGCCTGAACCGCTATTTTAAAGGCTTTGGCCATTTTTGTCGGGTTTCCGGAAACGGCAATCGCCGTGTTCACCAATACCGCATCTGCACCGATCTCCATTGCCTTTGCAGCGTCCGAAGGCGAGCCGATTCCGGCGTCAATGATCACCGGTACATTGCTCTGACTGATGATGATTTCCAGGAAATCTATGGTTTTCAGGCCTTTGTTGCTGCCAATAGGGGAGCCCAAGGGCATTACTGCTGCTGTCCCGGCGTCTTCCAGTCGTTTACACAAAACCGGGTCCGCATGGATGTAAGGAAGTACGATAAAACCCAGTTTAGCGAGTTCTTCCGTAGCTTTTAATGTTTCTATAGGGTCTGGCATCAGGTATTTAGGATCCGGGTGAATTTCCAGTTTCAACCAGTTCGTTTCCAGTGCTTCCCGCGCCATTTGGGCGGCAAAAACCGCTTCTTTGGCATTTCTGACGCCGGAAGTATTTGGCAACAGGTTGATGTGTGGGTAATTAAGGTGCTTTAAGAGGTCGTCGCTCTCATCCTGCAGGTCTACACGCTTCAGTGCAACCGTTACCAGTTCCGATTCTGAAGCAAGCAATGCACTTTCCATCGCGGCCGGAGAACTAAACTTTCCGGTGCCGGTGAAGAGGCGTGAGCTGAATATTTTGTCGGCTATTTTTAACATCGTTTTTAAGAATTTAGGGTGGTTGAAAGTTGGTGTTTCTGAAGCTCGGAATACATCCTCTTTATCCGGTTTTCAGCATCGGTTTTTCCGGTTAATATCCCCGAAACGGCAACACCGTGAAGACCGGTTTTCAGGAGTTCCGGAAGGTCCGCTTCGGTGATTCCTCCGATGGCAATTATGGGTAAAGTAAAGCCTGACTTTTTGACTTGTTCCATGATTTTTGCATACCCTTCGAAGCCGATAACCGGGCTTAAATTTTTCTTGGTACTGGTAAAGCGAAGGGGACCCAGTCCGATATAATCCGCACCTTCTGCAACTCTTTTTTGCAGGTCTGCAAAAGTGTTTGCCGTTCCGCCTATTTTTATTTTATTACCTGCTATT
This region of Pedobacter steynii genomic DNA includes:
- the thiH gene encoding 2-iminoacetate synthase ThiH; amino-acid sequence: MSFNDIFECHSWEETSRSIYAKTSADVEQALNASKRTLEDFKALISPAAAPYLERMAQLSQQLTLKRFGNTIQMYVPLYLSNECNNICTYCGFSYDNKVRRKTLSPMEIMEEVAVIKEMGYDHVLLVTGEANQSVHTDYFKKVLELIRPHFAHISMEVQPLDLSDYQELTPYGLNTVLVYQETYHEEDYKKHHPKGKKSNFQYRLDTPDRLGQAGIHKMGLGVLIGLEDWRTDSFFTALHLNYLEKKYWQSKYSISFPRLRPFSGGLEPKVAMNDRELVQLICAYRLFNEEIELSISTRESVAFRDNVIKLGITSISAGSKTNPGGYAVEPQSLEQFEISDERTAAEIAEMIHKQGYEAVWKDWDMSLTK
- a CDS encoding thiamine phosphate synthase; translated protein: MIDQLHYISQSTENTSHLEAIEQVLQAGGKWIQLRVKDQPETTVLELAKAANELCKKFAARLIINDFPEVSKAVSAYGLHLGLNDMSIAKARLIAGNKIKIGGTANTFADLQKRVAEGADYIGLGPLRFTSTKKNLSPVIGFEGYAKIMEQVKKSGFTLPIIAIGGITEADLPELLKTGLHGVAVSGILTGKTDAENRIKRMYSELQKHQLSTTLNS
- a CDS encoding thiazole synthase, which codes for MLKIADKIFSSRLFTGTGKFSSPAAMESALLASESELVTVALKRVDLQDESDDLLKHLNYPHINLLPNTSGVRNAKEAVFAAQMAREALETNWLKLEIHPDPKYLMPDPIETLKATEELAKLGFIVLPYIHADPVLCKRLEDAGTAAVMPLGSPIGSNKGLKTIDFLEIIISQSNVPVIIDAGIGSPSDAAKAMEIGADAVLVNTAIAVSGNPTKMAKAFKIAVQAGRMAYEARLGQVYSQAVASSPLTAFLDDEF